In a genomic window of Strix aluco isolate bStrAlu1 chromosome 3, bStrAlu1.hap1, whole genome shotgun sequence:
- the LOC141920557 gene encoding heme-binding protein 1-like — MARSARGDLGGLGELGEEAAAGGGGDGDGQEEEVEAAERGRLFARWEAVASTHRVSLPRDMAGPIFQMTRNNQAREAVPYVTLSQPEKCEEAAYEERQYPAGKWASVTKGEPLYEQSISMSFMKLMRYICKENSIGCYLGMTVPVLNEVHLTKEGTKLEREVITAYYLPGEFQQNPPVPMDPEINITERAPLRVITRVFYGMTTEETILREISLFWELLGCTDTVLRETYIVAAYENPSVPQRRNEIWFICQAE; from the exons ATGGCGCGCAGCGCGCGGGGCGACCTGGGCGGGCTGGGCGAGCTGGGCGAGGAGGCCGCGGCCGGTGGCGGGGGGGATGGCGACggccaggaggaggaggtggaggcggcggagcggggccggtTGTTCGCCCGCTGGGAGGCCGTAGCCAGCACGCACCGAGTGAGCCTGCCTCGAG ACATGGCCGGCCCGATCTTCCAGATGACCCGGAACAACCAGGCTCGCGAGGCCGTGCCCTACGTTACCCTCTCGCAGCCTGAGAAG TGTGAGGAAGCAGCCTATGAGGAGCGGCAGTACCCAGCAGGGAAGTGGGCGTCTGTCACCAAGGGGGAGCCCCTGTATGAGCAGAGCATCTCCATGAGCTTCATGAAGCTCATGCGCTACATCTGCAAGGAGAACTCTATAG GTTGCTACCTGGGGATGACAGTCCCGGTGCTCAATGAAGTCCACCTGACCAAGGAGGGGACCAAGCTGGAGCGTGAGGTCATAACTGCCTATTACCTCCCGGGAGAGTTCCAGCAAAACCCCCCTGTTCCCATGGACCCCGAAATCAACATCACCGAGAGGGCACCGCTACGGGTTATAACCAG GGTTTTCTATGGGATGACCACTGAGGAGACGATTCTGCGGGAGATCAGTCTCTTCTGGGAGCTCTTGGGCTGCACAGACACTGTGCTCCGGGAAACCTACATTGTGGCTGCTTACGAAAATCCCAGCGTCCCTCAGCGCCGCAATGAGATCTGGTTCATCTGCCAAGCAGAGTGA